The following is a genomic window from Fimbriimonadaceae bacterium.
ATGAATGGCTGAATCCGGAGCAGCTGATCCGAACGGTCGGGACCGATCAACCGCTGAGCGAGATCGTCGCGGGAGCCAGGACCGCGCATCCGGACTGGTCTCCTCCCGATACCCTCATCTTTCCACTCCACGAACGCGACACGTTCCATGCCTGGTTCAAAGATCCTGCTGCTGCTCCTCCAGACGAGCGCTGGCATGTCGTCGCCGTCGATCCCTCAACCGCCCGCCCCCTCAGCGACCGGCAATGGGGCAGCTTTTTCGTCTCGTTCATCTATGAGGTACATCAAGAACTGCTGCTGGGAAAACCGGGCGAGATCTTCGTCGGCAT
Proteins encoded in this region:
- a CDS encoding PepSY domain-containing protein, with the translated sequence MFVLTSLTGSLLVFYKTLDEWLNPEQLIRTVGTDQPLSEIVAGARTAHPDWSPPDTLIFPLHERDTFHAWFKDPAAAPPDERWHVVAVDPSTARPLSDRQWGSFFVSFIYEVHQELLLGKPGEIFVGILALFLLLSIGSGLYLWWPSPGKLRRAVTFQPDGSLIRQHYDLHKLTGLVGAILLTLLALTGFYLEFPDAVTSVVQWFSPVRET